One genomic region from Mangifera indica cultivar Alphonso chromosome 17, CATAS_Mindica_2.1, whole genome shotgun sequence encodes:
- the LOC123200262 gene encoding aspartic proteinase nepenthesin-1-like encodes MIKHKIVHPNTIKDYGDDFLNSSISRFIYLLEKAEGGGNVDLDAHTSLLAAKDTGSDIAWVDCVTAFNATKSCTYISFLCSDDQDQEDTCTSCSTSNECMTELQYIDGSIARVVIAEDRFTFQYPDEDDTFSNNMVFGCGAGTKTKGMATPPLNKDGFYYVDFDGISVFDTRLDIDPSVFKRYGRRVVIDTGSEFSWFVSEAFDPIYYEVPKQAEKLELMLFEFFAPSQLCFYGRRTKYFDFFPMVTFHLANETNFYLDIESLFY; translated from the exons ATGATCAAACACAAAATTGTTCACCCTAACACTATTAAGGACTATGGTGATGACTTTCTGAACTCTTCAATTAGTCGTTTCATCTATTTGTTAGAAAAAGCAGAAGGCGGAGGTAATGTTGATCTTGATGCTCATACTAGTCTT CTAGCTGCAAAGGACACTGGCAGTGACATTGCATGGGTCGACTGCGTAACTGCTTTCAATGCCACTAAGTCATGCACCTACATTTCATTCCTATGTTCAGATGATCAAGATCAAGAAGATACTTGCACAAGCTGCTCCACCTCCAACGAGTGCATGACTGAGCTCCAATACATTGATGGAAGTATAGCTAGAGTTGTCATTGCAGAAGATCGATTCACATTTCAATATCCAGACGAGGATGATACATTTTCTAATAATATGGTGTTTGGGTGTG GTGCGGGAACAAAAACTAAAGGTATGGCAACTCCTCCTTTGAACAAAGATGGCTTTTactatgttgattttgatggcATCAGTGTCTTTGACACAAGGCTTGATATTGATCCAAGTGTGTTTAAGAGATATGGAAGAAGAGTAGTCATTGACACTGGCTCTGAATTTAGTTGGTTTGTCTCAGAGGCATTTGATCCTATATATTATGAAGTTCCAAAACAGGCTGAAAAGTTGGAGCTGATGCTATTTGAGTTTTTTGCACCTTCGCAGTTGTGTTTCTATGGAAGGAGAACTAAGTACTTTGATTTTTTTCCAATGGTGACATTTCATCTGGCTAATGAAACAAACTTCTATTTAGATATTGAAAGTTTGTTTTATTAG